From the genome of Modestobacter marinus:
CTCGACCTTCGGGTACGAGGACGGCGAGAACATCCCGCTGGACCTGCACCTGGACATGGTCCGGCGGATCGTCGCGGCGGTGGACCTGCCGGTGAGCATGGACCTGGAGGCCGGCTACGGCGACGCCGGGGAGACCGCCCGCCGGGCCATCGAGGTCGGCGTCGTCGGCGGCAACCTGGAGGACCAGATGAAGCCGCTGGACGACGCGGTCGCCGCGGTGGAGGCGGTGCTCCGCGCCGGGCGGGACGCCGGCATCGACTTCGTGCTCAACGCCCGCACCGACGCCTTCGTGCGGGCCGGCGCGGACGCCGACCGCGACCAGCTGGTCGCCGAGGCGGTGCGCCGCGGGACGGCCTTCCTCGAGGCCGGCGCGCCCGTGGTCTTCGTCCCCGGGCTGGTCGCCCGCGAGGAGATCGAGGCGGTGGTCGAGGGGCTGGGCCGGGGCAAGC
Proteins encoded in this window:
- a CDS encoding isocitrate lyase/PEP mutase family protein, yielding MTDLATRARTLLDLHTAPDVLVLPNVWDVVSAQVVAGTDGVRALATASHGIASTFGYEDGENIPLDLHLDMVRRIVAAVDLPVSMDLEAGYGDAGETARRAIEVGVVGGNLEDQMKPLDDAVAAVEAVLRAGRDAGIDFVLNARTDAFVRAGADADRDQLVAEAVRRGTAFLEAGAPVVFVPGLVAREEIEAVVEGLGRGKLTLISVPGASLPARELQELGVSRVSTGPFTQRVALTALQDAALEIVAGGTLPAGTRALN